The DNA segment GCACCTTGGGGTAGTTCCTCGATTAAATTGGATGAAAAATCAACATGCCGAACTGGTGTGCCGAGGAACCAACTGCTATCCCAAGCAGTTAATCTGTTGTTGCTCAAGATGATCAATTCTAATTTCTTCATGTTGGAAAAGGCTTCGTTGGTGATCTGGTGGATCTTATTGTTGTTGAGGTACAGCCTTTTGATGTTGATGTCAGTGAACACGCCATACTTGATATCCCTGATTTCGTTTTCCGAAAGGTCAAACTCGAAGATTTTGGCTCTGTTGGAAAGGAAGTCTGGATGAATTTCCTGAACGCCACATCCATTCAGCTTCAGTTTACTCACTTTGGTCACTTCACTTAGGGAATTCCTGAATAACACCGGTATTCTCTGCTGCTTGAACTGGATAACCTTCACCCTGGCACCAGTTTTGTTCAGGAAACTTATCGCGCTGGTCGCTCTGgcgatgaaaattttcctccaCGGTTGCGACTGGTTCGCGACCTTCAGATGAACTGTCACATTTTGAAACGTGTACTGGGGGGATTGTCGCGAGTGGCATTGGACAAAAACTGTTACGAATATTATCACAAATATCATTAATTTCGAATCGGGCATCTCTGATGGAGTTTGTTCGATAAATAATGGCATTGTTTATTATTTGTGATCGTTCCGTTGACCTATGGAGTGTGATGTCAGCGTTATCaggccgaaatgaatgaaatgttaGTCATCATTTCGTTTTACATATCTTAGATAATTTGTTCGACGCGTGATGTACATATTTCGAATTTGGATTGATTTTTGGATCATTTGGATCAGTTGCTTCTCGTTTTCGTAGAAAAAATCGCATTGCTTTCCTAAGTTTTGAGTTATACATATGTTTCAAATTATTGAGAGTGCCttaaaatcaaacaaaaaaagagGGAAACAGGCAGACACTTTGAATTCTGACAAATTTTACAGCATGGAAAAATTTAAGGGGTTATTTCTTGTCAAAAATAGTGTGGCAGCCCCTGCTTTGATAGGGCCTCTTCAAGATGGCAtctgaaaagaattttttttcttagaaacaaGAAAACTGATAGAAGAGGAATTGAGTAAACATTCTAGGGGTGCGAGAAGGCTATCAAAGAAAGATTGGATGCTGTTCTcctataattgcaaggggtagaaaaagcctctttattcatattataccattgagaataaatttttgaagCCTGATTAATTTTGAACAAATTAAGTCTTATGTATTGATTTGCTAAAGTTAACAGTTTTCAAGAAAAAGACATTATCAATAGGTACGTAGCCTGAGGCATGGAATCATCTTTGGAGTTAACATTAAAAGGGAACaacagcaaaaaaaaattctggctTCCATAGATTTTCTGATCGATTTAATTTCCGTCAGTTATCTGgattctcagaaaaaaaatgaaattgctTTTCAGATGTCACTttcatagttggggagcccaagagagaAAATTCTGGTTTTACTCGAGCGATCCACAAAGGGAGATACCCTGCTTGGAGTCTTTGAATACTTCTatgccaaaaattagacctgtatatagaggGAATCGTCTAGCACATaccagaataataaaaaaagatcattgcgcatactcgagcgtgtcaggttAAGATTCTCTTAATatgacaatttgagcgtgacgaaaatgtgtgggagggtgccaattttgcaaaataaaacgtcacgtgtacattcacgaggcttttttctttctttgaagCTAatgttcaagaataacggaaaaaatataatctgagaGTTTCAGTAAGTTGAAACAATACAGATGGTCCATAAAGGTCaacaaaaacagtttttttgaattatctcttaTTCTGGACTTCGAATcgtttttgcattcattatgaaatttgCAGAGCTtaacattttccacaaatttcGTTCCAAGCAAATTTTTcgacgttcaaacgtttttgagataaatggcgaTAAATGTACATTAGTCTGGGATTCTACGTTGACCTTGACCTTTtgcatgtatggctaagctcctctcTTCTCATCACCCCCttgctcgaaaacggttgagagtatgtcgAATGGCTTCAGACAATAGTCATGtagaattttatcatctacaacttTCGTAATGGATACAAAAACGataagaggtacaggaagggagatatttaaaaaaatgcacCTACAAACTGTCAAATTGAAAAACCCCCCTCCCttattagtgtcagattaatgggtcaacatgtctgcaacgcctagattaaccatctgtatgaaaatccgACCCCGTATgtacgatttttttgaattttcaaaggaccgctttgaccttgcgtcacgtccgaatgtCAGTCTCTTGATTTCtctctaccatctaatcttcaaaatcgactaggtcttcacgacgctcgagtaaatccattTTTAGCATCGTGGGCTGCCCAACTATTAACTGTATTCAAGCAGATGctgcaaaaaaaatattcagaagaCCCATACTGTTGGAGCAGGAGCAACCCTTCGAATTTTTCCGCAACtactcatttacaccctgtagaTCCGATAATATACAGTATACATTCTTCAGAGGACATTAAAAGAGATCTAGGATTAATTTGATCTAGCACCAggagaattctgaaaaagaaaaaggaagaaTGAGACCAAATAATGTGTACTATTAGACCCTTTTTGAAAACAATCACCATTACAGAAAACATAAGCAATTTTAGTCCCGGTTTCCATTCAAACTGAAGAGTATTTCGGAGGAATTTCAGGCAAAAAGTTTTATCCATATTGGAGATGAATTGAAGCCAGAAACAAGTAGGACCTCGCAATCCTAGTAACCATGAAACATATCTGAGAATGATTTTCACTCCTACCTCACTCCCATCTCCTCCTGAACCAACCCTGCAGACTCCTCCCATGACTCACGAAGCATTCAACGAATAGTTTCTATCATTGCACGGGACAGCGTGAGCAACTGTAGCAAATGAAGGAGAAATCTGAAATTGACAGGCGAGGGCAAAACTCACAGAATGCAGAACCTGCCGCTCTCGAGGTCGAGGGTCAGCGGGGCATGTCTCTTGCGTCTGTCTTTGTCTTTGCCTTTTTATGCGGTCACGAAGCACGACCGCAGAAATTCGAAAATCGGCTCCACCAGATTCAATGATGCAAGACAGTAATTAGTTGGTTTATGATTGCGGAAACGTTGAAAGGTAATTTGGCGGGGCTAGAGCAGGTCGTTGTTGAGGAGGTTAATGAGTGATCGGTTTTTCGATGACCCTGAGTTAAGTTCGCGATAACGAAGATGTTTTGGGGTGTAAAAGGGTCGTGagaaaaatatcgattgaaaggAAAAACTGACTCTTTCACGAGTTAACACAACAGTGTTATACATGCAGTGGAAACAATTTCTTTCTGCTGTAGAGAGCTTGGCAACCCCAGAAAATGACAATAATAATATCTATTCCTCAATATGCTTCGAAGAATTTCTGTCTTCCAGTAGAGGTAAGGAAATGGGCTCGTGTCTGCATCGTCATGAATCCATGGAGGCCGACAGTATTCAAGGAATGAGGGATGGAAACATCAGAAAACACCCTTGAACATCAAAGATTTCACATCCTTGTGTATTCATGATTGAGATTTCACAGGAATGGGATAATTAATCACAAAAGCCTCTTTCTTGACTAGTACCGACGTTTCGTTGGTATTTTCAAGCTTTTTCAAGGCTGTAGAATTCAATTAAACAAGTTTTAGTTGAATACATTAGTATACGTcgagaaaacatgaaaataaagaCACACTTAACCTATACAAACGtctacaaataaaataaataattaacaaATAAAAAAGGCAAAAAAAGAGCATCAGACACTATCATCACCAAAGGCACATAGGTACTACACCTTGAACACATCCTTGAACCTTTTTGCAACGATACACGAGTATGTCAGTCTGGTAAATAAAGTTGTTGAAACTAATTAAAGTTTTTCTAAAACTCATTATGTCAGTAACATCTCAGAGCCTCCCTCCACATGATATCGATTAGGTGTTGGTGTGTGGAAGttaaaatttaattgaaaaaattattacctCTACGATGGACACATTAAGGTTGAAACAGATAACAAGAGAAATATAAGTAAGAAAGCCTCgacagttccatgcataaaggaaatattgcgttaccatagcaatgaacaataactcattaaaagtgtcacaaaaataaaccagagttacgcaataaattaaaggaaagaagatgtccaccgaaattgtgataatcgaaaaattggagtatcgagccatcatcaagtacctgtattcaaaagggttaagaggtgagcagatttacgaagatagtatgcttaatacccttggtgatcaatgtccttcgtatgcgaccgtgaaaaattggactgcaagcctcaaaagaggtaaattttccattgaagatgatgaccaatcgggaaggcccgtttctgtgtcagtccccgaaaataccgatgcagttcataacatgattttatcagaccgtcgaattgggctgaagcggatatctgaagaactgaatatttcatacgaacgcgttcatcataaagttcacgtcaatttggagctgggaaaaattgctgcaaaatggatccccaaatgtttggatGTTGACCAACAGCGTGCGAGGGTAGAAGCgtcgtgttcgatctgtgctcgatgaaaacgatgtagacttcttaaaccgaattgttactatggatgaaacttgggtacatttctacgattcagaaacaaagcaacaatcgttggaatggcgacactaagaagtttcgtgtccaaaaatatgctggagaagttcttgcttcagtttttcgggattgtcatggagaaatcacgattgattttttggatcagggtagaacaataaccggagattatattattcgacattactcaccactctacgggaaaatattaaagagaaaagacacgaaaagctatccaaaggtgttttgtttttgcaggacaacgcccttacATACAAttctcatgttgccattcaaaaactgaccagtgcagattctgtggaaAAAAGATGAAATCTTCGAATCGACTGCCAACAGAATCCTTGTACGTTGCTAGTCAAAGCAAAAAATTAAAATCCATTGAATTTCGAGAACAATCTGGCACAAAATTATAAAATTACAAACAATTATTTTGGAAGAATAAACAATCGAGCAAATAACGcgataactgaaaaaaaaacataatgaatAGATAATATTATTTCATCGAAAATTGTGTATCTGAAAGTTAACTCGAAGAGTATGAGCTTTCTTTCGTCAATATCTGAATGGAAAGTGGTTTCAACTTTTATGTGCTCAGCCAGTTTCAACAAGTT comes from the Coccinella septempunctata chromosome 2, icCocSept1.1, whole genome shotgun sequence genome and includes:
- the LOC123307170 gene encoding SLIT and NTRK-like protein 5 — encoded protein: MPDSKLMIFVIIFVTVFVQCHSRQSPQYTFQNVTVHLKVANQSQPWRKIFIARATSAISFLNKTGARVKVIQFKQQRIPVLFRNSLSEVTKVSKLKLNGCGVQEIHPDFLSNRAKIFEFDLSENEIRDIKYGVFTDINIKRLYLNNNKIHQITNEAFSNMKKLELIILSNNRLTAWDSSWFLGTPVRHVDFSSNLIEELPQGAFDYFQEFKKKTYGEFFYINFNNNLLTKLRKGTLPEVNSLWFLFLEKNFIEEIEYGFFSGIKKMEALKLGNNRLSIFDSHLLEDLNLRYLKIDTNYIQNIDVNITEILNISNNPLSQECRMQWNERLIRDRARFERFFYVS